Proteins from one Bradyrhizobium roseum genomic window:
- a CDS encoding FMN-dependent NADH-azoreductase — protein MKLLHLDSSVLGPHSVSRQVSAAIVDRLRQSTPGLDVSYRDLTLTPLAHLTGSHLAAGQGVTPDASLREDIAAGQAVLEEFLGADIIVLGAPMYNFTIPSQLKAWIDRILVAGKTFKYSAQGVEGLAGDKRVIVAISRGGFYGAGSPAAVGEHLETYLRWVFGFIGIKNPEFISADGIQVGPEHREKAVAGALKAAGELNAA, from the coding sequence ATGAAACTTCTGCATCTCGACTCCAGCGTGCTCGGCCCCCACTCCGTCAGCCGCCAGGTCTCCGCCGCCATCGTCGACCGGCTGCGCCAATCCACGCCGGGACTTGACGTCAGCTATCGCGATCTGACGCTGACGCCACTGGCGCATCTCACCGGCTCGCATCTCGCCGCTGGCCAGGGGGTCACCCCGGACGCTTCACTGCGCGAGGATATCGCCGCGGGTCAGGCCGTACTGGAGGAGTTTTTGGGCGCCGACATCATCGTGCTTGGCGCGCCCATGTACAATTTTACGATTCCGAGCCAGCTCAAGGCCTGGATCGACCGCATTTTGGTGGCGGGCAAGACGTTCAAATATTCCGCGCAGGGCGTCGAGGGCCTGGCCGGCGATAAGCGCGTCATCGTCGCGATCTCGCGCGGTGGTTTCTATGGCGCGGGCTCGCCGGCCGCCGTCGGCGAGCATCTCGAAACCTATCTGCGCTGGGTGTTCGGCTTCATCGGCATCAAGAATCCGGAATTCATTTCCGCCGACGGCATCCAGGTCGGCCCGGAGCATCGCGAGAAAGCGGTGGCCGGCGCGCTGAAGGCGGCCGGCGAACTGAACGCCGCCTGA
- a CDS encoding winged helix-turn-helix transcriptional regulator — MRPEHKKVPALPPSPHAEGSCRAVASVLARVGDKWSVLVIMMLIDGPMRFNELKRKIGGISQRMLTLTLRGLERDGLVTRTIFPTIPPRVDYELTDLGRGLAQPVQALGQWAFDHLPAIEGARTSFDARNEKN; from the coding sequence ATGAGACCCGAGCACAAGAAAGTGCCTGCCTTGCCCCCGAGCCCGCATGCCGAGGGTAGTTGCCGCGCGGTGGCTTCGGTACTGGCCCGCGTCGGCGACAAATGGAGCGTGCTGGTCATCATGATGCTGATCGACGGGCCGATGCGCTTCAATGAATTGAAACGCAAGATCGGCGGTATCTCGCAGCGGATGCTGACGCTCACCTTGCGCGGGCTGGAGCGCGACGGGCTGGTGACGCGCACGATCTTTCCGACCATCCCGCCGCGCGTCGATTATGAATTGACCGATCTCGGCCGCGGGCTGGCGCAGCCGGTTCAGGCGCTCGGCCAATGGGCGTTCGACCATTTGCCGGCGATCGAGGGCGCGCGGACCAGTTTCGATGCACGTAACGAGAAGAACTAA
- the dprA gene encoding DNA-processing protein DprA, whose protein sequence is MHDRTHFTPDITESDRIDRLRLIRSDNVGPRTFNALIAHFGSAREALEHLPELARRGGASRSGRIFGEAQARAEIAASQRLGVTLVAPGEAAYPPRLATLEDAPPLLGVRGASDVMGRPMIAIVGSRNASGAGLKFAGQLARDLGDAGFVVISGLARGIDQAAHRATVASGTVAVLAGGHDRIYPPEHGDLLAALLEHGGAISEMPLGHVPRAHDFPRRNRLISGAALGVVVIEAAHRSGSLITARMAAEQGREVFAVPGSPLDPRTAGTNDLIKQGAALVTEASDVISALQPILARPVVLEAREDDDAPLDFEIDPTVRDRIVSLLGPSPISLDDLIRMSGLSPALVRTVLLELDLAGRLERHGGGLVSLV, encoded by the coding sequence ATGCATGACCGGACACATTTCACGCCTGACATCACCGAAAGCGACCGGATCGACCGGCTGCGGCTGATCCGCAGCGATAACGTCGGACCTCGCACCTTCAACGCGCTGATCGCCCATTTCGGCAGCGCGCGCGAAGCGCTGGAGCACCTGCCGGAGCTGGCGCGACGCGGCGGCGCTTCGCGGTCGGGACGGATTTTTGGCGAGGCGCAAGCGCGGGCCGAAATCGCCGCGAGCCAGAGGCTCGGCGTCACGCTGGTCGCGCCGGGCGAAGCCGCCTATCCGCCGCGGCTGGCGACGCTGGAAGATGCGCCGCCCTTGCTCGGCGTGCGCGGCGCTTCGGACGTGATGGGCCGGCCGATGATCGCCATCGTCGGCTCGCGCAACGCGTCCGGCGCCGGGCTGAAATTCGCAGGCCAACTGGCGCGCGATCTCGGCGATGCGGGCTTTGTGGTGATCTCGGGCCTGGCGCGCGGCATCGACCAGGCGGCGCATCGCGCGACGGTCGCAAGCGGCACGGTGGCGGTGCTCGCCGGCGGCCACGACCGGATCTATCCGCCCGAACATGGCGACCTGCTCGCCGCCCTGCTGGAACACGGCGGCGCGATCTCTGAAATGCCGCTCGGCCATGTGCCCCGCGCCCATGATTTTCCCCGCCGCAACCGCCTGATCTCGGGCGCGGCGCTCGGCGTCGTCGTGATCGAAGCCGCACACCGTTCGGGTTCGCTGATCACGGCGCGGATGGCAGCCGAACAGGGCCGCGAGGTGTTTGCGGTGCCGGGCTCGCCGCTCGACCCGCGCACCGCCGGCACCAACGACCTGATCAAGCAGGGTGCGGCGCTGGTCACCGAAGCCAGCGACGTCATCAGCGCCCTCCAGCCGATCCTGGCGCGGCCGGTCGTACTCGAGGCGCGCGAAGATGACGATGCGCCGCTCGACTTCGAGATCGATCCCACCGTCCGCGACCGCATCGTTTCGCTGCTCGGACCGAGCCCGATCAGCCTCGACGACCTGATCCGGATGTCGGGCCTCTCGCCTGCCCTCGTTCGCACGGTGCTGCTCGAACTCGACCTGGCCGGCCGGCTGGAGCGACACGGCGGCGGGCTGGTGTCGCTGGTTTAG
- a CDS encoding amidase, whose translation MISIADLQRRIDAGDLSADAALAQSLEATNAQEKTIGAFVCHDSNARAQTAGPLRGIAVGIKDIMDTTDFPTEMGSPIYRGYRSRGDAAVVMLLKQAGATIVGKTTTTAFASSDPTPTLNPHNHGHTPGGSSSGSAAAVGAGMIPLALGTQTGGSVIRPASFCGTAAIKPSYRLLPTVGVKCYSWTLDTVGLFASGVDDVARGLAAMTGRPELLLPSDLPTPRIGVVTQDFADAPEAAGAEALQMAAKAAERAGAAVRTLHVPEIIAEAWRIHPVVQEFEAHQALAWEYRENYDALAPNLRGRLDESKGETPAAYDAAIAVASRARHALAKLFDEVDVILTLSAPGGAPKGLGSTGDPRYNRLWTLMGVPCVNVPTLIAEGNLPVGVTVIARYGADAQALAAARFVEQALNHG comes from the coding sequence ATGATCTCGATTGCCGACCTCCAGCGCCGCATCGATGCCGGCGACCTCTCCGCCGACGCCGCGCTCGCGCAGTCGCTCGAAGCCACCAACGCGCAGGAAAAGACCATCGGTGCCTTTGTCTGCCACGATTCAAACGCCCGCGCGCAAACCGCCGGGCCGCTGCGCGGGATTGCGGTCGGCATCAAGGACATCATGGACACCACGGATTTTCCGACCGAGATGGGATCGCCGATCTACCGCGGCTACCGCTCGCGCGGCGATGCGGCCGTCGTGATGCTGCTCAAGCAGGCAGGTGCGACCATTGTGGGCAAGACCACGACCACGGCATTCGCGTCGTCGGATCCGACGCCGACGCTCAATCCGCACAATCACGGCCACACGCCCGGCGGATCGTCGTCCGGTTCGGCGGCGGCGGTCGGCGCCGGCATGATCCCGCTGGCGCTGGGCACGCAGACCGGCGGCTCGGTGATCCGGCCGGCTTCGTTCTGCGGCACGGCCGCGATCAAGCCGTCCTATCGCCTGCTGCCGACGGTCGGCGTCAAATGCTATTCGTGGACGCTCGATACCGTCGGCCTGTTCGCATCAGGCGTCGACGATGTGGCGCGCGGCCTTGCCGCGATGACCGGCCGGCCCGAACTGCTGCTGCCGTCAGACCTTCCGACGCCACGCATCGGCGTCGTGACGCAGGATTTTGCCGATGCGCCGGAAGCAGCCGGCGCGGAGGCGCTGCAGATGGCGGCGAAGGCCGCCGAGCGTGCCGGCGCCGCGGTGCGGACGCTTCATGTGCCCGAGATCATCGCAGAGGCGTGGCGCATCCATCCGGTGGTGCAGGAATTCGAGGCGCACCAGGCGCTTGCCTGGGAATACCGCGAGAACTACGACGCGCTGGCGCCGAACCTGCGCGGACGCCTCGACGAGAGCAAGGGCGAGACTCCGGCCGCCTATGACGCGGCGATAGCCGTTGCCAGCCGCGCGCGACATGCGTTGGCGAAATTATTCGATGAAGTCGATGTGATCCTGACCTTGTCGGCCCCGGGCGGCGCGCCGAAGGGATTGGGCTCGACCGGCGATCCCCGCTACAACCGGCTCTGGACGCTGATGGGCGTGCCTTGCGTCAACGTCCCCACGCTGATCGCGGAAGGCAATCTGCCGGTTGGCGTCACCGTGATCGCGCGATACGGCGCGGATGCCCAGGCGCTGGCGGCGGCGCGGTTTGTGGAGCAGGCGCTCAACCATGGATGA
- a CDS encoding helix-turn-helix domain-containing protein — protein sequence MTLQRESILTEADYKNALLEAERLWGAKSGTTQGDRLDALAGMIDAYEAKQYPVAPPDPISAIQFRMEQQGSDRSSDERSDIRGKL from the coding sequence ATGACGCTTCAACGCGAATCGATCCTCACCGAGGCGGACTACAAGAACGCACTCCTCGAGGCTGAGCGCCTTTGGGGTGCGAAGAGCGGAACTACGCAGGGTGATCGGCTCGATGCGCTGGCCGGTATGATTGACGCTTATGAAGCGAAACAATATCCGGTGGCTCCGCCAGATCCTATTAGCGCGATCCAATTCCGTATGGAGCAGCAAGGCTCGGACCGTAGCTCGGATGAGCGGAGCGACATCCGGGGAAAACTCTAA
- the plsY gene encoding glycerol-3-phosphate 1-O-acyltransferase PlsY encodes MSDAFLIAAFLLGYLLGSIPFGVVLTKLGGTQDLRSIGSGNIGATNVLRTGRKGLAAATLIGDMLKGTVAVIIAGYYGGANAAMLAALGAFLGHLFPVWLKFNGGKGVATYIGVLIGLFWPAALMFCLLWLATAVTTRYSSLSALVAAFVTPLFLWWFGHPALASLFVVLTLLLFWKHSENIKRLQTGTEGRIGA; translated from the coding sequence ATGTCTGACGCATTTCTCATCGCCGCCTTCCTGCTCGGCTATCTCCTCGGCTCGATTCCGTTCGGCGTGGTGCTGACCAAGCTCGGCGGCACGCAGGATCTACGCTCGATCGGCAGCGGCAATATCGGCGCCACCAACGTGCTGCGCACCGGCCGCAAGGGCCTGGCGGCGGCAACCCTGATCGGCGACATGCTCAAGGGCACGGTGGCGGTCATCATCGCCGGCTATTACGGCGGCGCCAATGCGGCGATGCTGGCCGCGCTCGGCGCCTTCCTCGGCCACCTGTTCCCGGTCTGGCTGAAATTCAACGGCGGCAAGGGTGTGGCCACCTATATCGGCGTGCTGATCGGCCTGTTCTGGCCGGCAGCGCTGATGTTCTGCCTGCTCTGGCTCGCCACCGCCGTCACCACGCGCTACTCGTCGCTCTCGGCGCTGGTCGCAGCGTTCGTGACGCCGCTGTTCCTGTGGTGGTTCGGCCACCCCGCGCTGGCCTCGCTGTTCGTCGTGCTGACGCTGCTGTTGTTCTGGAAGCACAGCGAGAACATCAAGCGGCTGCAGACCGGCACCGAAGGGCGGATCGGGGCGTAG
- a CDS encoding dihydroorotase → MLTGRRPILLANARVVDPSRDFDGPGDVLIADGTIRDSRRGIGAAGVPEGTDIINCAGRIVAPGLIDMRAFVGEPGASHRETFASASQAAAAGGITTIICQPDTSPVIDNSATVDFVLRRARDTAIVNIHPMAALTKGMRGEEMTEIGLLKAAGAVAFTDADRSVTNAQVMRRALTYARDFDALIVHHTEDPDLVGEGVMNEGEFAARLGLFGIPNAAECIMLERDMRLVALTGGRYHAASLSSLESLEILQRAREAGLEVSASVSINHVTLNENDIGPYRTFLKLSPPLRTEEDRLALVRAVASGLIDVVMSDHNPQDVEVKRLPFAEAASGAVGLQTMLPAALRLIHNGEMDFKTLIRAMSTRPAELLGLPGGSLRAGSPADVVVIDPDTPWVLDPADLKSQCKNTPFDEARFSGRVVRTIVGGRTVYEHV, encoded by the coding sequence ATGCTGACTGGCCGCCGCCCGATCCTGCTAGCGAACGCCCGCGTCGTCGATCCCTCCAGGGATTTTGACGGCCCTGGCGATGTGTTGATTGCCGACGGCACCATCCGCGACTCCAGGCGCGGCATCGGCGCGGCCGGCGTGCCTGAGGGCACCGACATCATCAATTGCGCCGGCAGGATCGTCGCCCCCGGGCTGATCGACATGCGCGCCTTTGTCGGCGAGCCCGGCGCCAGCCACCGCGAAACTTTTGCCTCCGCCAGCCAGGCGGCGGCCGCCGGCGGCATCACCACCATCATCTGCCAGCCGGATACCTCGCCCGTCATCGACAATTCAGCGACGGTGGATTTCGTGCTGCGCCGCGCCCGCGACACCGCGATCGTCAACATTCACCCGATGGCCGCACTGACCAAGGGCATGCGCGGCGAGGAAATGACCGAGATCGGGCTGTTGAAGGCCGCCGGCGCGGTGGCCTTCACCGATGCCGACCGCAGCGTGACCAACGCCCAGGTGATGCGCCGGGCGCTGACCTATGCCCGCGATTTCGACGCGCTGATCGTGCATCATACCGAAGATCCCGATCTGGTCGGCGAAGGCGTGATGAACGAGGGCGAGTTTGCCGCCCGGCTCGGCCTGTTCGGCATTCCCAATGCCGCCGAGTGCATCATGCTCGAACGCGACATGCGTCTCGTGGCGCTGACCGGCGGGCGCTATCACGCCGCCTCGTTGTCCTCGCTGGAGTCGCTGGAAATCCTCCAGCGCGCGCGCGAGGCCGGCCTCGAGGTCAGCGCCTCGGTGTCGATCAACCATGTCACGCTGAACGAAAACGATATCGGCCCCTACCGGACCTTTCTGAAACTGTCGCCACCGCTGCGCACCGAGGAGGACCGCCTCGCGCTGGTTCGGGCCGTTGCCTCCGGCCTGATCGACGTCGTGATGTCCGATCACAATCCGCAGGATGTCGAAGTGAAGCGGCTGCCGTTCGCGGAAGCAGCAAGCGGCGCGGTCGGGCTGCAGACCATGCTGCCGGCGGCGCTGCGGCTGATCCACAATGGCGAGATGGATTTCAAGACGCTGATCCGGGCGATGTCGACCCGGCCCGCCGAACTGCTCGGCCTGCCCGGCGGTTCGCTACGCGCCGGTTCCCCGGCCGATGTGGTCGTGATCGATCCCGATACGCCCTGGGTGCTCGATCCCGCCGACCTCAAATCGCAATGCAAGAACACGCCGTTCGACGAAGCCCGCTTCTCGGGGCGCGTCGTGCGTACTATCGTGGGCGGACGGACCGTCTATGAACACGTCTGA
- a CDS encoding aspartate carbamoyltransferase catalytic subunit, producing the protein MTPASKSTFVLGHRHLLGIEGLSAADITGLLDLSEEYVELNRQVDKKRTSLRGRTQVNLFFEASTRTQSSFELAGKRLGADVMNMSVSSSSIRKGETLMDTAVTLNAMHPDILVVRHHASGAVELLARKVDGSVINAGDGAHEHPTQALLDALTIRRNKGRLEGLVIAICGDVMHSRVARSNILLLNTMGARVRVVAPSTLLPRGIERMGVEVARDMREGLNGADIVMMLRLQRERMNGSFVPSTQEYFHYFGLDQKKLAYAKPDALVMHPGPMNRGVEIDSIVADGAQSLIREQVEMGVAVRMAVLEALARNLPNA; encoded by the coding sequence ATGACCCCTGCATCGAAATCGACTTTTGTCCTTGGTCACCGGCATCTGCTGGGAATCGAGGGACTTTCCGCTGCCGACATTACCGGCCTGCTCGACCTTTCCGAGGAATATGTCGAGCTCAACCGCCAGGTGGACAAAAAGCGCACCTCGCTGCGCGGTCGCACCCAGGTGAACCTGTTTTTCGAAGCCTCGACCCGGACCCAGTCCTCGTTCGAACTGGCCGGAAAACGGCTTGGCGCCGACGTCATGAACATGTCGGTGTCCTCGTCCTCGATCCGCAAGGGCGAGACACTGATGGACACCGCCGTCACGCTGAATGCCATGCACCCGGATATCCTGGTGGTGCGGCACCACGCGTCCGGCGCGGTGGAACTGCTGGCGCGCAAGGTTGACGGTTCCGTGATCAATGCCGGCGACGGCGCGCATGAGCATCCGACCCAGGCGCTATTGGACGCGCTGACCATCCGCCGCAACAAAGGCCGGCTGGAAGGGCTCGTGATCGCGATCTGTGGCGACGTGATGCATTCGCGCGTGGCGCGCTCCAACATCCTGCTGCTCAACACCATGGGCGCCCGCGTCCGCGTCGTCGCCCCCTCCACGCTGCTGCCGCGCGGCATCGAGCGGATGGGCGTCGAGGTGGCGCGCGACATGCGCGAGGGCCTCAATGGCGCCGACATTGTGATGATGCTGCGGCTGCAACGCGAGCGCATGAACGGCTCGTTCGTGCCGTCGACCCAGGAGTATTTTCATTATTTCGGCCTCGACCAGAAAAAGCTCGCTTACGCCAAACCCGACGCGCTGGTGATGCATCCGGGGCCGATGAACCGCGGCGTGGAGATCGATTCAATCGTGGCGGACGGCGCGCAATCGCTGATCCGCGAACAGGTGGAAATGGGAGTGGCGGTGCGGATGGCGGTGCTCGAAGCGCTCGCCCGCAACCTGCCGAACGCTTGA
- a CDS encoding NADase-type glycan-binding domain-containing protein, with translation MRYFIQFLRIMSLALLAAMSGLSGTPAIAEQRIALAIGNDLYPNLSADRQLKKAANDATTVAATLRTLGFEVIVGTNLGRQAMIDKLAEFTARLQPGDTAALFFAGHGVAIGGVNYLIPSDVPAVTEGAEARVRGASLAEPDLIAELQARSVRVALLVIDACRDNPFPRAAGRSIGNTRGLADAKPARGIFTLYSAGIGQTALDRLGGNDTAHNSVFTRIFAEQVKRPELHLGDLAVEVRERVAELALKATDERGQPAPHEQTPAYYDQTLGGRIYLAGSSTASRPPELAALSAPPPAAPNVAERAALRPQRPSASGESCARNGSETYCVSSVLRPQFGNSYGPENLFSGPASSAWVEGRQGNGVGEWITVEFEGLRTVRSIIVRNGYQKSNEIFGKNNRVRHLRAVFSQGETRTLTLQDRSGSETLVLPGPIKAYWVKFIIDDVWAGNRYTDTALTKLVVNSEPAP, from the coding sequence GTGCGGTATTTTATTCAGTTTCTCCGGATCATGTCGTTGGCGTTGCTGGCGGCCATGTCCGGCCTCTCCGGGACGCCGGCCATTGCCGAGCAGCGCATCGCGCTCGCGATCGGCAACGACCTCTATCCCAATCTTTCCGCCGACCGGCAGCTCAAAAAGGCCGCCAACGACGCCACCACGGTCGCGGCGACATTACGGACTCTCGGCTTCGAGGTCATCGTCGGCACCAATCTCGGCCGCCAGGCGATGATCGACAAGCTCGCCGAGTTCACCGCGCGGCTGCAGCCGGGCGACACGGCGGCATTGTTTTTCGCCGGGCATGGCGTCGCGATCGGCGGCGTCAACTACCTGATCCCGAGTGACGTTCCGGCCGTCACCGAAGGCGCGGAGGCGCGCGTGCGCGGCGCTTCGCTGGCCGAGCCCGACCTGATCGCGGAACTGCAGGCGCGCTCGGTCCGCGTCGCGCTCCTGGTGATCGACGCCTGCCGCGACAATCCGTTCCCGCGCGCCGCCGGACGATCGATCGGCAACACGCGGGGGCTCGCCGATGCCAAGCCGGCGCGCGGAATCTTCACGCTGTATTCCGCCGGGATCGGCCAGACCGCGCTGGATCGGCTCGGCGGCAACGACACCGCCCATAATTCGGTGTTCACGCGCATTTTCGCCGAGCAAGTGAAGCGACCGGAACTGCATCTCGGCGATCTCGCCGTCGAAGTGCGCGAGCGCGTCGCCGAACTGGCGCTGAAGGCGACCGACGAACGCGGCCAGCCCGCGCCGCACGAGCAGACGCCGGCCTATTACGATCAAACCCTCGGTGGCCGCATCTATCTGGCGGGATCGTCGACGGCCAGCCGGCCGCCTGAACTGGCCGCCCTATCGGCGCCGCCGCCCGCAGCGCCCAATGTAGCCGAGCGGGCTGCGCTGAGACCGCAACGTCCGTCCGCGTCCGGCGAAAGCTGCGCGCGCAACGGCAGTGAGACCTATTGCGTCAGCTCGGTCCTGAGGCCGCAATTCGGCAATTCCTATGGCCCGGAGAATCTGTTCTCGGGGCCGGCCAGCAGCGCGTGGGTGGAAGGCCGGCAGGGCAATGGCGTCGGCGAGTGGATCACCGTCGAATTCGAGGGACTGCGCACGGTGCGTTCGATCATCGTGCGCAACGGCTACCAGAAGAGCAACGAAATTTTTGGCAAGAACAACCGCGTGCGGCATCTGCGGGCGGTGTTTTCGCAAGGCGAGACCCGGACGCTGACCTTGCAGGATCGAAGCGGCTCGGAAACCTTGGTGCTCCCGGGCCCGATCAAGGCCTATTGGGTCAAGTTCATCATCGATGATGTCTGGGCCGGCAACAGATATACCGACACGGCGCTGACGAAGCTGGTGGTCAATTCGGAGCCCGCGCCGTGA
- a CDS encoding M15 family metallopeptidase: MSVACCLPVAAQAPKLPAGFVYLRDVDPTIIQDMRYAGSNNFVGRPLRGYEAAECVVKREVGALLKSVQEELALQNLSLKMFDCYRPTRAVADMVAWSRDGKETVASKRYNPAFAKADLFRLGYIATRSGHSTGAALDLSLVDLKGDNSATFDPAKDYGDCTANAGLRAPDGSVDMGTGYDCLDVKSHTAAKSITAAQRRWRETLVLVMARRGFVNYSKEWWHFSLPGAGGQAYDFPITPRK, encoded by the coding sequence ATCAGCGTGGCGTGCTGCCTGCCTGTCGCCGCGCAGGCCCCAAAGCTGCCGGCCGGTTTCGTCTATCTGCGCGATGTCGATCCGACCATCATCCAGGACATGCGCTACGCCGGTTCGAACAATTTCGTCGGCCGCCCGCTGCGGGGATATGAAGCCGCCGAATGCGTCGTGAAGCGCGAGGTCGGTGCGCTCCTGAAGAGCGTGCAGGAAGAGCTCGCGCTGCAGAACCTGTCGCTGAAAATGTTCGATTGCTACCGGCCGACGCGCGCGGTGGCGGACATGGTCGCATGGTCGCGCGACGGCAAGGAGACGGTGGCCAGCAAGCGCTACAATCCGGCGTTCGCCAAGGCCGACCTGTTTCGCCTCGGCTACATCGCCACCCGTTCGGGCCATTCCACCGGCGCGGCGCTCGATCTCTCTTTGGTCGATCTGAAGGGCGATAACTCAGCCACCTTCGATCCGGCCAAAGACTATGGGGACTGTACGGCCAACGCAGGCCTTCGCGCGCCGGACGGCAGCGTCGACATGGGCACCGGTTACGATTGTTTGGATGTCAAATCGCACACGGCGGCGAAATCCATCACCGCGGCCCAGCGCCGCTGGCGGGAGACGCTGGTGCTGGTGATGGCCCGGCGAGGATTTGTAAACTATTCGAAGGAGTGGTGGCACTTTTCGCTGCCGGGAGCCGGCGGGCAGGCCTATGATTTCCCGATCACGCCGCGGAAGTGA
- a CDS encoding CPBP family intramembrane glutamic endopeptidase, whose amino-acid sequence MDTVTAEGAVAVPPAIPDQPPRVWKFWGTTLWGLFIFVAMFLGQLAIIGYFVFQHGWSFDVAEAIRVIGGGLTISLSVILGLPAVLLATWVAIRPTRISFTDYLALRWTSWRNFFTGLAALVILVGGWDLVSRAIGREVTSGFMGEVLKSAQADGALWLLVIAFCVAAPMWEEIFSRGFLYRGWSESKLGVAGAIVLSSLAWTSLHLQYDWFFFCEVFTIGVLLGYLRYRTNSTGLTIALHGINNLAATIQTLWLAGLG is encoded by the coding sequence ATGGACACTGTCACCGCCGAAGGCGCCGTCGCCGTTCCGCCTGCGATCCCGGACCAGCCACCGCGCGTCTGGAAATTCTGGGGCACGACCCTGTGGGGGCTGTTCATCTTCGTCGCGATGTTCCTCGGCCAGCTCGCGATCATCGGCTACTTCGTGTTTCAGCACGGCTGGTCGTTCGACGTTGCCGAGGCGATCCGCGTGATTGGCGGCGGCCTCACGATCTCGCTCTCGGTCATTCTGGGATTGCCCGCTGTGCTGCTGGCGACCTGGGTCGCGATCCGGCCGACACGGATATCGTTCACCGATTATCTGGCGCTGCGATGGACCTCATGGCGCAATTTCTTCACTGGTCTTGCGGCGCTGGTCATCCTCGTCGGCGGTTGGGACCTGGTGTCGCGGGCGATCGGACGCGAGGTGACATCGGGCTTCATGGGCGAAGTGCTGAAGTCAGCGCAGGCCGACGGCGCGCTGTGGCTGCTGGTGATCGCGTTCTGCGTCGCCGCGCCGATGTGGGAAGAAATATTTTCGCGCGGGTTTCTTTATCGCGGCTGGTCGGAATCGAAACTCGGCGTCGCCGGCGCGATTGTGCTGTCGTCGCTGGCCTGGACTTCGTTGCACCTGCAATACGACTGGTTCTTCTTCTGCGAGGTTTTTACGATCGGCGTGTTGCTGGGCTACCTGCGTTACCGCACCAATTCGACCGGGCTGACGATAGCCCTGCACGGCATCAATAATCTGGCCGCGACGATCCAGACGCTGTGGCTGGCGGGCCTGGGATAG
- a CDS encoding AEC family transporter: MAVVITALLPVFLLIVLGFILKRTLIRPETQWQGLERLTYYVLLPVFLVQTLIKADLSTVPVGGVGGALLLSALAIALLCLALRPLLARAGVDGPAFTSIFQGAIRWQNYVALSVSASLFGNPGLAIASVAMIAIVPVVNVFSVSVLARYAAPEKRSTGSIVLTVAGNPLIWACAIGLALNVTHLPLPKLWHEVADALGRSSLAIGLLVTGAGMHLEGLFRPSLAAGVAVFLKLVLMPAIAVALALQFGLTGAHLAVVTICSAVPTASSSYVLARLMGGDAPLLAQIITLQTILAAVTMPIAIALVS, from the coding sequence ATGGCGGTCGTGATCACGGCGCTGCTGCCGGTGTTTCTGCTGATCGTGCTCGGCTTCATCCTGAAGCGGACGCTGATCAGGCCCGAGACACAGTGGCAGGGGCTGGAACGGCTGACCTATTACGTGCTGTTACCGGTCTTTTTGGTGCAGACGCTCATCAAGGCCGATCTCAGCACCGTGCCGGTTGGCGGCGTCGGAGGCGCGCTGCTGTTGTCGGCGCTCGCGATCGCGCTGCTGTGTCTGGCGCTGCGCCCGCTGCTCGCGCGCGCCGGGGTCGACGGCCCCGCCTTCACCTCGATCTTCCAGGGCGCCATCCGCTGGCAGAATTACGTCGCGCTCTCGGTTTCCGCCAGCCTGTTCGGCAATCCCGGGCTTGCGATCGCGTCGGTGGCGATGATCGCCATCGTCCCTGTTGTCAACGTGTTCAGCGTTTCGGTGCTCGCCCGTTACGCCGCGCCGGAAAAGCGTTCGACCGGATCGATCGTCCTGACGGTGGCGGGCAATCCGCTGATCTGGGCCTGCGCGATCGGGCTCGCGCTCAACGTCACGCATCTTCCGTTGCCAAAGCTCTGGCACGAGGTCGCCGACGCGCTCGGCCGCTCCTCGCTCGCCATCGGCCTGCTGGTAACCGGTGCCGGAATGCACCTCGAAGGCCTGTTTCGGCCGAGCCTCGCCGCCGGCGTGGCGGTGTTCCTCAAGCTGGTGCTGATGCCGGCGATCGCCGTCGCGCTGGCGTTGCAGTTCGGCCTCACCGGCGCCCACCTTGCCGTCGTCACGATCTGTTCGGCGGTGCCGACCGCATCGAGTTCTTATGTGCTGGCGCGGTTGATGGGCGGCGACGCGCCGCTGCTCGCGCAGATCATCACGCTACAGACCATTCTGGCCGCGGTGACGATGCCGATCGCGATTGCGCTGGTTTCCTGA